In Spinacia oleracea cultivar Varoflay chromosome 5, BTI_SOV_V1, whole genome shotgun sequence, a single window of DNA contains:
- the LOC110804969 gene encoding phosphatidylinositol 4-phosphate 5-kinase 9 isoform X3 yields the protein MSDPVAIAENGRGAVLCPARTQSLDLIALKVKDNIGTTSNGDLSRTSSTASGFRVGEIILPNGESYSGSLHGNVPEGSGKYVWSDGCVYEGGWRRGMRHGCGKLSFPSGAVYEGEFSGGYMSGQGTYTWPGRLTYKGRWRLNVKHGLGCQIYANGDDFEGSWMQGSPEGNGKYTWANGNVYLGSMKGGKMSGKGSLTWINGDMFEGSWLNGMMHGFGVYTWSDGGYYVGTWTRGLKDGKGAFYPNGSKLPAAQELYLGALRKRGVLPDLRKQNQVSHLHQASTVNMRNVKVGRSRESRRHPSDKFSKGNLLNLEQSREKNISLERRWSLEVAIEKVIGHDTSSVLSESAAEGREKSPQTNIPIVEREYMQGVLINEMVVNNSFSPRSKKAKRRQKKLAKDVKRPGEAIIKGHRSYDLMLSLQLGIRYTVGKITPIQRREVRASDFGPRASFWMDFPKEGSQLTPPHQSDDFKWKDYCPMVFRNLREMFKIDAADYMMSICGNDALRELSSPGKSGSVFFLSQDDRFMIKTLRKSEVKVLLRMLPEYHHHVRTYDNTLITKFFGLHRIKPSSGQKFRFVVMGNMFCTELRIHRRFDLKGSSLGRSADKVEIDENTILKDLDLNYSFYLEPSWREALLKQIEIDSKFLESQHIMDYSLLLGVHYRAPQHLHSMMSRSMGMNSDGLGVVAEEDGHHLMADTWDDGMFAYPQSLVLVPRGDDSSVVVGSHIRGSRLRAVSAAGNEEVDLLLPGTASLE from the exons ATGTCTGACCCTGTGGCAATTGCTGAAAATGGGAGAGGAGCAGTATTGTGTCCAGCAAGAACTCAATCTCTTGATCTAATTGCTTTGAAAGTAAAAGACAACATTGGTACGACATCAAATGGGGACCTCTCTCGTACATCTTCTACGGCTTCTGGATTTCGGGTGGGAGAAATCATCCTACCAAATGGGGAATCTTATTCAGGGTCATTGCATGGAAATGTGCCAGAGGGTTCTGGGAAGTATGTCTGGTCAGATGGTTGTGTTTATGAAGGTGGGTGGAGAAGGGGGATGAGACATGGGTGTGGCAAGCTTAGCTTTCCCTCCGGAGCAGTTTATGAGGGCGAGTTTTCAGGTGGTTATATGAGTGGCCAAGGAACATATACATGGCCAGGTCGTTTGACATATAAGGGTCGATGGAGACTTAATGTTAAACATGGATTGGGATGTCAAATTTATGCCAATGGTGATGACTTTGAGGGTTCCTGGATGCAGGGATCGCCAGAAGGAAATGGAAAATACACATGGGCTAATGGAAATGTTTACTTGGGAAGTATGAAAGGAGGGAAAATGTCTGGAAAAGGAAGCCTTACTTGGATTAATggagacatgtttgaaggtAGTTGGTTGAATGGAATGATGCACGGTTTTGGAGTATATACATGGAGTGATGGTGGTTATTATGTGGGAACTTGGACACGTGGGTTGAAAGACGGGAAGGGTGCATTTTATCCAAATGGTAGCAAACTTCCAGCTGCCCAAGAACTTTACTTGGGTGCTTTAAGGAAACGAGGTGTATTACCAGATTTAAGAAAACAGAACCAGGTATCTCATCTTCATCAAGCATCCACAGTGAACATGAGAAACGTCAAGGTTGGTAGGAGCCGTGAATCTCGTCGTCATCCATCTGACAAGTTTTCCAAAGGAAACTTACTAAACTTAGAGCAATCCCGTGAGAAAAACATATCTCTTGAGAGACGTTGGAGCTTGGAGGTTGCAATTGAGAAGGTTATTGGACATGATACATCATCTGTTTTATCTGAATCTGCTGCAGAAGGCAGAGAAAAATCGCCTCAGACAAATATTCCTATCGTTGAGCGGGAGTATATGCAAGGTGTTTTAATCAATGAGATGGTTGTTAATAATTCATTTTCTCCAAGGTCCAAAAAAGCTAAAAGGAGGCAAAAGAAACTAGCAAAGGATGTTAAGAGACCAGGTGAAGCAATTATTAAAGGTCACCGAAGTTATGATTTGATGCTCAGTTTGCAGCTTGGGATAAG ATATACTGTGGGAAAGATCACCCCCATACAAAGACGAGAAGTTCGAGCATCTGATTTTGGTCCACGTGCAAGCTTTTGGATGGATTTTCCTAAAGAAGGGTCGCAATTAACACCCCCTCATCAATCTGATGATTTCAAATGGAAAGATTATTGTCCGATGGTTTTCAG AAATTTGAGAGAGATGTTCAAAATAGATGCTGCTGACTACATGATGTCCATCTGTGGAAATGATGCCCTGAGGGAATTGTCATCTCCTGGGAAAAGTGGTAGTGTCTTTTTCCTCTCTCAAGATGATCGCTTCATGATTAAGACGCTGCGGAAATCTGAAGTAAAG GTCCTTTTGCGTATGCTTCCTGAATATCACCATCATGTGCGTACATATGATAACACACTTATTACCAAGTTTTTCGGCCTACACAGGATCAAACCTTCTAGTGGTCAAAAG TTTAGGTTTGTGGTGATGGGAAATATGTTCTGCACTGAATTAAGGATTCATAGAAGGTTTGACTTAAAAGGATCTTCCTTAGGGCGCTCAGCTGATAAGGTTGAAATTGATGAAAACACCATTCTTAAAGATTTGGATTTAAACTACAGCTTTTACTTGGAGCCATCTTGGAGGGAGGCACTATTGAA ACAGATTGAGATTGATAGTAAATTCTTGGAGTCTCAGCACATTATGGATTACAGTCTTTTGCTAGGAGTGCATTATCGTGCTCCTCAGCACCTTCACTCGATGATGTCTCGTAGTATGGGCATGAATTCAGATGGATTGGGTGTTGTAGCAGAAGAAG ATGGACATCATCTGATGGCAGATACTTGGGATGATGGCATGTTTGCTTACCCACAAAGCCTTGTTCTTGTTCCACGTGGAGATGATAGCAGTGTCGTTGTGGGTTCTCATATTAGAGGCAGTAGATTGCGTGCAGTTTCTGCTGCGGGTAATGAAGAAGTGGATTTGCTCCTTCCGGGCACAGCCAG CTTGGAGTGA
- the LOC110804969 gene encoding phosphatidylinositol 4-phosphate 5-kinase 9 isoform X4: protein MSDPVAIAENGRGAVLCPARTQSLDLIALKVKDNIGTTSNGDLSRTSSTASGFRVGEIILPNGESYSGSLHGNVPEGSGKYVWSDGCVYEGGWRRGMRHGCGKLSFPSGAVYEGEFSGGYMSGQGTYTWPGRLTYKGRWRLNVKHGLGCQIYANGDDFEGSWMQGSPEGNGKYTWANGNVYLGSMKGGKMSGKGSLTWINGDMFEGSWLNGMMHGFGVYTWSDGGYYVGTWTRGLKDGKGAFYPNGSKLPAAQELYLGALRKRGVLPDLRKQNQVSHLHQASTVNMRNVKVGRSRESRRHPSDKFSKGNLLNLEQSREKNISLERRWSLEVAIEKVIGHDTSSVLSESAAEGREKSPQTNIPIVEREYMQGVLINEMVVNNSFSPRSKKAKRRQKKLAKDVKRPGEAIIKGHRSYDLMLSLQLGIRYTVGKITPIQRREVRASDFGPRASFWMDFPKEGSQLTPPHQSDDFKWKDYCPMVFRNLREMFKIDAADYMMSICGNDALRELSSPGKSGSVFFLSQDDRFMIKTLRKSEVKVLLRMLPEYHHHVRTYDNTLITKFFGLHRIKPSSGQKFRFVVMGNMFCTELRIHRRFDLKGSSLGRSADKVEIDENTILKDLDLNYSFYLEPSWREALLKQIEIDSKFLESQHIMDYSLLLGVHYRAPQHLHSMMSRSMGMNSDGLGVVAEEDTWDDGMFAYPQSLVLVPRGDDSSVVVGSHIRGSRLRAVSAAGNEEVDLLLPGTASLE, encoded by the exons ATGTCTGACCCTGTGGCAATTGCTGAAAATGGGAGAGGAGCAGTATTGTGTCCAGCAAGAACTCAATCTCTTGATCTAATTGCTTTGAAAGTAAAAGACAACATTGGTACGACATCAAATGGGGACCTCTCTCGTACATCTTCTACGGCTTCTGGATTTCGGGTGGGAGAAATCATCCTACCAAATGGGGAATCTTATTCAGGGTCATTGCATGGAAATGTGCCAGAGGGTTCTGGGAAGTATGTCTGGTCAGATGGTTGTGTTTATGAAGGTGGGTGGAGAAGGGGGATGAGACATGGGTGTGGCAAGCTTAGCTTTCCCTCCGGAGCAGTTTATGAGGGCGAGTTTTCAGGTGGTTATATGAGTGGCCAAGGAACATATACATGGCCAGGTCGTTTGACATATAAGGGTCGATGGAGACTTAATGTTAAACATGGATTGGGATGTCAAATTTATGCCAATGGTGATGACTTTGAGGGTTCCTGGATGCAGGGATCGCCAGAAGGAAATGGAAAATACACATGGGCTAATGGAAATGTTTACTTGGGAAGTATGAAAGGAGGGAAAATGTCTGGAAAAGGAAGCCTTACTTGGATTAATggagacatgtttgaaggtAGTTGGTTGAATGGAATGATGCACGGTTTTGGAGTATATACATGGAGTGATGGTGGTTATTATGTGGGAACTTGGACACGTGGGTTGAAAGACGGGAAGGGTGCATTTTATCCAAATGGTAGCAAACTTCCAGCTGCCCAAGAACTTTACTTGGGTGCTTTAAGGAAACGAGGTGTATTACCAGATTTAAGAAAACAGAACCAGGTATCTCATCTTCATCAAGCATCCACAGTGAACATGAGAAACGTCAAGGTTGGTAGGAGCCGTGAATCTCGTCGTCATCCATCTGACAAGTTTTCCAAAGGAAACTTACTAAACTTAGAGCAATCCCGTGAGAAAAACATATCTCTTGAGAGACGTTGGAGCTTGGAGGTTGCAATTGAGAAGGTTATTGGACATGATACATCATCTGTTTTATCTGAATCTGCTGCAGAAGGCAGAGAAAAATCGCCTCAGACAAATATTCCTATCGTTGAGCGGGAGTATATGCAAGGTGTTTTAATCAATGAGATGGTTGTTAATAATTCATTTTCTCCAAGGTCCAAAAAAGCTAAAAGGAGGCAAAAGAAACTAGCAAAGGATGTTAAGAGACCAGGTGAAGCAATTATTAAAGGTCACCGAAGTTATGATTTGATGCTCAGTTTGCAGCTTGGGATAAG ATATACTGTGGGAAAGATCACCCCCATACAAAGACGAGAAGTTCGAGCATCTGATTTTGGTCCACGTGCAAGCTTTTGGATGGATTTTCCTAAAGAAGGGTCGCAATTAACACCCCCTCATCAATCTGATGATTTCAAATGGAAAGATTATTGTCCGATGGTTTTCAG AAATTTGAGAGAGATGTTCAAAATAGATGCTGCTGACTACATGATGTCCATCTGTGGAAATGATGCCCTGAGGGAATTGTCATCTCCTGGGAAAAGTGGTAGTGTCTTTTTCCTCTCTCAAGATGATCGCTTCATGATTAAGACGCTGCGGAAATCTGAAGTAAAG GTCCTTTTGCGTATGCTTCCTGAATATCACCATCATGTGCGTACATATGATAACACACTTATTACCAAGTTTTTCGGCCTACACAGGATCAAACCTTCTAGTGGTCAAAAG TTTAGGTTTGTGGTGATGGGAAATATGTTCTGCACTGAATTAAGGATTCATAGAAGGTTTGACTTAAAAGGATCTTCCTTAGGGCGCTCAGCTGATAAGGTTGAAATTGATGAAAACACCATTCTTAAAGATTTGGATTTAAACTACAGCTTTTACTTGGAGCCATCTTGGAGGGAGGCACTATTGAA ACAGATTGAGATTGATAGTAAATTCTTGGAGTCTCAGCACATTATGGATTACAGTCTTTTGCTAGGAGTGCATTATCGTGCTCCTCAGCACCTTCACTCGATGATGTCTCGTAGTATGGGCATGAATTCAGATGGATTGGGTGTTGTAGCAGAAGAAG ATACTTGGGATGATGGCATGTTTGCTTACCCACAAAGCCTTGTTCTTGTTCCACGTGGAGATGATAGCAGTGTCGTTGTGGGTTCTCATATTAGAGGCAGTAGATTGCGTGCAGTTTCTGCTGCGGGTAATGAAGAAGTGGATTTGCTCCTTCCGGGCACAGCCAG CTTGGAGTGA
- the LOC110804969 gene encoding phosphatidylinositol 4-phosphate 5-kinase 9 isoform X1, with protein MSDPVAIAENGRGAVLCPARTQSLDLIALKVKDNIGTTSNGDLSRTSSTASGFRVGEIILPNGESYSGSLHGNVPEGSGKYVWSDGCVYEGGWRRGMRHGCGKLSFPSGAVYEGEFSGGYMSGQGTYTWPGRLTYKGRWRLNVKHGLGCQIYANGDDFEGSWMQGSPEGNGKYTWANGNVYLGSMKGGKMSGKGSLTWINGDMFEGSWLNGMMHGFGVYTWSDGGYYVGTWTRGLKDGKGAFYPNGSKLPAAQELYLGALRKRGVLPDLRKQNQVSHLHQASTVNMRNVKVGRSRESRRHPSDKFSKGNLLNLEQSREKNISLERRWSLEVAIEKVIGHDTSSVLSESAAEGREKSPQTNIPIVEREYMQGVLINEMVVNNSFSPRSKKAKRRQKKLAKDVKRPGEAIIKGHRSYDLMLSLQLGIRYTVGKITPIQRREVRASDFGPRASFWMDFPKEGSQLTPPHQSDDFKWKDYCPMVFRNLREMFKIDAADYMMSICGNDALRELSSPGKSGSVFFLSQDDRFMIKTLRKSEVKVLLRMLPEYHHHVRTYDNTLITKFFGLHRIKPSSGQKFRFVVMGNMFCTELRIHRRFDLKGSSLGRSADKVEIDENTILKDLDLNYSFYLEPSWREALLKQIEIDSKFLESQHIMDYSLLLGVHYRAPQHLHSMMSRSMGMNSDGLGVVAEEDGHHLMADTWDDGMFAYPQSLVLVPRGDDSSVVVGSHIRGSRLRAVSAAGNEEVDLLLPGTARLQIQLGVNMPARAERTLEESESTFLEAYDVVLYLGIIDILQDYNMGKKIEHAYKSLQFDSLSISAVDPTFYSERFLGFIQKVFPPLTQS; from the exons ATGTCTGACCCTGTGGCAATTGCTGAAAATGGGAGAGGAGCAGTATTGTGTCCAGCAAGAACTCAATCTCTTGATCTAATTGCTTTGAAAGTAAAAGACAACATTGGTACGACATCAAATGGGGACCTCTCTCGTACATCTTCTACGGCTTCTGGATTTCGGGTGGGAGAAATCATCCTACCAAATGGGGAATCTTATTCAGGGTCATTGCATGGAAATGTGCCAGAGGGTTCTGGGAAGTATGTCTGGTCAGATGGTTGTGTTTATGAAGGTGGGTGGAGAAGGGGGATGAGACATGGGTGTGGCAAGCTTAGCTTTCCCTCCGGAGCAGTTTATGAGGGCGAGTTTTCAGGTGGTTATATGAGTGGCCAAGGAACATATACATGGCCAGGTCGTTTGACATATAAGGGTCGATGGAGACTTAATGTTAAACATGGATTGGGATGTCAAATTTATGCCAATGGTGATGACTTTGAGGGTTCCTGGATGCAGGGATCGCCAGAAGGAAATGGAAAATACACATGGGCTAATGGAAATGTTTACTTGGGAAGTATGAAAGGAGGGAAAATGTCTGGAAAAGGAAGCCTTACTTGGATTAATggagacatgtttgaaggtAGTTGGTTGAATGGAATGATGCACGGTTTTGGAGTATATACATGGAGTGATGGTGGTTATTATGTGGGAACTTGGACACGTGGGTTGAAAGACGGGAAGGGTGCATTTTATCCAAATGGTAGCAAACTTCCAGCTGCCCAAGAACTTTACTTGGGTGCTTTAAGGAAACGAGGTGTATTACCAGATTTAAGAAAACAGAACCAGGTATCTCATCTTCATCAAGCATCCACAGTGAACATGAGAAACGTCAAGGTTGGTAGGAGCCGTGAATCTCGTCGTCATCCATCTGACAAGTTTTCCAAAGGAAACTTACTAAACTTAGAGCAATCCCGTGAGAAAAACATATCTCTTGAGAGACGTTGGAGCTTGGAGGTTGCAATTGAGAAGGTTATTGGACATGATACATCATCTGTTTTATCTGAATCTGCTGCAGAAGGCAGAGAAAAATCGCCTCAGACAAATATTCCTATCGTTGAGCGGGAGTATATGCAAGGTGTTTTAATCAATGAGATGGTTGTTAATAATTCATTTTCTCCAAGGTCCAAAAAAGCTAAAAGGAGGCAAAAGAAACTAGCAAAGGATGTTAAGAGACCAGGTGAAGCAATTATTAAAGGTCACCGAAGTTATGATTTGATGCTCAGTTTGCAGCTTGGGATAAG ATATACTGTGGGAAAGATCACCCCCATACAAAGACGAGAAGTTCGAGCATCTGATTTTGGTCCACGTGCAAGCTTTTGGATGGATTTTCCTAAAGAAGGGTCGCAATTAACACCCCCTCATCAATCTGATGATTTCAAATGGAAAGATTATTGTCCGATGGTTTTCAG AAATTTGAGAGAGATGTTCAAAATAGATGCTGCTGACTACATGATGTCCATCTGTGGAAATGATGCCCTGAGGGAATTGTCATCTCCTGGGAAAAGTGGTAGTGTCTTTTTCCTCTCTCAAGATGATCGCTTCATGATTAAGACGCTGCGGAAATCTGAAGTAAAG GTCCTTTTGCGTATGCTTCCTGAATATCACCATCATGTGCGTACATATGATAACACACTTATTACCAAGTTTTTCGGCCTACACAGGATCAAACCTTCTAGTGGTCAAAAG TTTAGGTTTGTGGTGATGGGAAATATGTTCTGCACTGAATTAAGGATTCATAGAAGGTTTGACTTAAAAGGATCTTCCTTAGGGCGCTCAGCTGATAAGGTTGAAATTGATGAAAACACCATTCTTAAAGATTTGGATTTAAACTACAGCTTTTACTTGGAGCCATCTTGGAGGGAGGCACTATTGAA ACAGATTGAGATTGATAGTAAATTCTTGGAGTCTCAGCACATTATGGATTACAGTCTTTTGCTAGGAGTGCATTATCGTGCTCCTCAGCACCTTCACTCGATGATGTCTCGTAGTATGGGCATGAATTCAGATGGATTGGGTGTTGTAGCAGAAGAAG ATGGACATCATCTGATGGCAGATACTTGGGATGATGGCATGTTTGCTTACCCACAAAGCCTTGTTCTTGTTCCACGTGGAGATGATAGCAGTGTCGTTGTGGGTTCTCATATTAGAGGCAGTAGATTGCGTGCAGTTTCTGCTGCGGGTAATGAAGAAGTGGATTTGCTCCTTCCGGGCACAGCCAG GCTTCAAATCCAGCTTGGAGTGAACATGCCAGCAAGAGCGGAACGCACTTTAGAAGAGTCTGAATCAACATTTCTCGAAGCTTATGATGTCGTCTTATACTTGGGTATAATTGATATACTACAGGATTATAACATGGGCAAGAAGATCGAGCATGCGTATAAGTCTCTTCAGTTCGATTCATTGTCCATATCAGCAGTCGACCCAACATTTTACTCAGAACGCTTCCTAGGTTTTATTCAAAAAGTTTTCCCGCCTTTGACTCAGAGTTGA
- the LOC110804969 gene encoding phosphatidylinositol 4-phosphate 5-kinase 9 isoform X2 translates to MSDPVAIAENGRGAVLCPARTQSLDLIALKVKDNIGTTSNGDLSRTSSTASGFRVGEIILPNGESYSGSLHGNVPEGSGKYVWSDGCVYEGGWRRGMRHGCGKLSFPSGAVYEGEFSGGYMSGQGTYTWPGRLTYKGRWRLNVKHGLGCQIYANGDDFEGSWMQGSPEGNGKYTWANGNVYLGSMKGGKMSGKGSLTWINGDMFEGSWLNGMMHGFGVYTWSDGGYYVGTWTRGLKDGKGAFYPNGSKLPAAQELYLGALRKRGVLPDLRKQNQVSHLHQASTVNMRNVKVGRSRESRRHPSDKFSKGNLLNLEQSREKNISLERRWSLEVAIEKVIGHDTSSVLSESAAEGREKSPQTNIPIVEREYMQGVLINEMVVNNSFSPRSKKAKRRQKKLAKDVKRPGEAIIKGHRSYDLMLSLQLGIRYTVGKITPIQRREVRASDFGPRASFWMDFPKEGSQLTPPHQSDDFKWKDYCPMVFRNLREMFKIDAADYMMSICGNDALRELSSPGKSGSVFFLSQDDRFMIKTLRKSEVKVLLRMLPEYHHHVRTYDNTLITKFFGLHRIKPSSGQKFRFVVMGNMFCTELRIHRRFDLKGSSLGRSADKVEIDENTILKDLDLNYSFYLEPSWREALLKQIEIDSKFLESQHIMDYSLLLGVHYRAPQHLHSMMSRSMGMNSDGLGVVAEEDTWDDGMFAYPQSLVLVPRGDDSSVVVGSHIRGSRLRAVSAAGNEEVDLLLPGTARLQIQLGVNMPARAERTLEESESTFLEAYDVVLYLGIIDILQDYNMGKKIEHAYKSLQFDSLSISAVDPTFYSERFLGFIQKVFPPLTQS, encoded by the exons ATGTCTGACCCTGTGGCAATTGCTGAAAATGGGAGAGGAGCAGTATTGTGTCCAGCAAGAACTCAATCTCTTGATCTAATTGCTTTGAAAGTAAAAGACAACATTGGTACGACATCAAATGGGGACCTCTCTCGTACATCTTCTACGGCTTCTGGATTTCGGGTGGGAGAAATCATCCTACCAAATGGGGAATCTTATTCAGGGTCATTGCATGGAAATGTGCCAGAGGGTTCTGGGAAGTATGTCTGGTCAGATGGTTGTGTTTATGAAGGTGGGTGGAGAAGGGGGATGAGACATGGGTGTGGCAAGCTTAGCTTTCCCTCCGGAGCAGTTTATGAGGGCGAGTTTTCAGGTGGTTATATGAGTGGCCAAGGAACATATACATGGCCAGGTCGTTTGACATATAAGGGTCGATGGAGACTTAATGTTAAACATGGATTGGGATGTCAAATTTATGCCAATGGTGATGACTTTGAGGGTTCCTGGATGCAGGGATCGCCAGAAGGAAATGGAAAATACACATGGGCTAATGGAAATGTTTACTTGGGAAGTATGAAAGGAGGGAAAATGTCTGGAAAAGGAAGCCTTACTTGGATTAATggagacatgtttgaaggtAGTTGGTTGAATGGAATGATGCACGGTTTTGGAGTATATACATGGAGTGATGGTGGTTATTATGTGGGAACTTGGACACGTGGGTTGAAAGACGGGAAGGGTGCATTTTATCCAAATGGTAGCAAACTTCCAGCTGCCCAAGAACTTTACTTGGGTGCTTTAAGGAAACGAGGTGTATTACCAGATTTAAGAAAACAGAACCAGGTATCTCATCTTCATCAAGCATCCACAGTGAACATGAGAAACGTCAAGGTTGGTAGGAGCCGTGAATCTCGTCGTCATCCATCTGACAAGTTTTCCAAAGGAAACTTACTAAACTTAGAGCAATCCCGTGAGAAAAACATATCTCTTGAGAGACGTTGGAGCTTGGAGGTTGCAATTGAGAAGGTTATTGGACATGATACATCATCTGTTTTATCTGAATCTGCTGCAGAAGGCAGAGAAAAATCGCCTCAGACAAATATTCCTATCGTTGAGCGGGAGTATATGCAAGGTGTTTTAATCAATGAGATGGTTGTTAATAATTCATTTTCTCCAAGGTCCAAAAAAGCTAAAAGGAGGCAAAAGAAACTAGCAAAGGATGTTAAGAGACCAGGTGAAGCAATTATTAAAGGTCACCGAAGTTATGATTTGATGCTCAGTTTGCAGCTTGGGATAAG ATATACTGTGGGAAAGATCACCCCCATACAAAGACGAGAAGTTCGAGCATCTGATTTTGGTCCACGTGCAAGCTTTTGGATGGATTTTCCTAAAGAAGGGTCGCAATTAACACCCCCTCATCAATCTGATGATTTCAAATGGAAAGATTATTGTCCGATGGTTTTCAG AAATTTGAGAGAGATGTTCAAAATAGATGCTGCTGACTACATGATGTCCATCTGTGGAAATGATGCCCTGAGGGAATTGTCATCTCCTGGGAAAAGTGGTAGTGTCTTTTTCCTCTCTCAAGATGATCGCTTCATGATTAAGACGCTGCGGAAATCTGAAGTAAAG GTCCTTTTGCGTATGCTTCCTGAATATCACCATCATGTGCGTACATATGATAACACACTTATTACCAAGTTTTTCGGCCTACACAGGATCAAACCTTCTAGTGGTCAAAAG TTTAGGTTTGTGGTGATGGGAAATATGTTCTGCACTGAATTAAGGATTCATAGAAGGTTTGACTTAAAAGGATCTTCCTTAGGGCGCTCAGCTGATAAGGTTGAAATTGATGAAAACACCATTCTTAAAGATTTGGATTTAAACTACAGCTTTTACTTGGAGCCATCTTGGAGGGAGGCACTATTGAA ACAGATTGAGATTGATAGTAAATTCTTGGAGTCTCAGCACATTATGGATTACAGTCTTTTGCTAGGAGTGCATTATCGTGCTCCTCAGCACCTTCACTCGATGATGTCTCGTAGTATGGGCATGAATTCAGATGGATTGGGTGTTGTAGCAGAAGAAG ATACTTGGGATGATGGCATGTTTGCTTACCCACAAAGCCTTGTTCTTGTTCCACGTGGAGATGATAGCAGTGTCGTTGTGGGTTCTCATATTAGAGGCAGTAGATTGCGTGCAGTTTCTGCTGCGGGTAATGAAGAAGTGGATTTGCTCCTTCCGGGCACAGCCAG GCTTCAAATCCAGCTTGGAGTGAACATGCCAGCAAGAGCGGAACGCACTTTAGAAGAGTCTGAATCAACATTTCTCGAAGCTTATGATGTCGTCTTATACTTGGGTATAATTGATATACTACAGGATTATAACATGGGCAAGAAGATCGAGCATGCGTATAAGTCTCTTCAGTTCGATTCATTGTCCATATCAGCAGTCGACCCAACATTTTACTCAGAACGCTTCCTAGGTTTTATTCAAAAAGTTTTCCCGCCTTTGACTCAGAGTTGA